A stretch of Solea senegalensis isolate Sse05_10M linkage group LG10, IFAPA_SoseM_1, whole genome shotgun sequence DNA encodes these proteins:
- the cat gene encoding catalase, translating to MADNRDKTTDQMKMWKATRTSQRPDTLTTGAGHPVGDKLNLQTAGPRGPLLVQDVVFTDEMAHFDRERIPERVVHAKGAGAFGYFEVTHDITRYCKAKVFEHPGKVTPIAVRFSTVAGESGSADTVRDPRGFAVKFYTDDGNWDLTGNNTPIFFIRDAMLFPSFIHSQKRNPQTHMKDPDMVWDFWSLRPESLHQVSFLFSDRGLPDGYRHMNGYGSHTFKLVNAQGQCVYCKFHFKTDQGIKNMSVEEAEQLASSNPDYAIGDLFNAIANGNFPSWSFFIQVMTFEQAEKFQFNPFDLTKVWSHKEYPLIPVGKLVLNRNPVNYFAEVEQLAFDPSNMPPGIEPSPDKMLQGRLFSYPDTHRHRLGANYLQIPVNCPFRTRVANYQRDGPMCMFDNQGGAPNYFPNSFSAPETQPQCVESKFNVTSDVGRYNSGDEDNVTQVRTFYTQVLNEKERQRLCQNMAGALKGAQLFIQKRMVENLKAVHPDYGNRVQTLLNKYNAESQKNSVHVYSRPGASAIPAASKM from the exons ATGGCCGACAATAGAGATAAAACCACTGATCAAATGAAGATGTGGAAGGCCACCAGAACCTCCCAG CGGCCAGACACACTGACGACAGGGGCTGGTCATCCCGTTGGCGATAAGCTGAACCTGCAGACAGCAGGGCCCAGGGGACCTCTGCTGGTCCAAGATGTGGTCTTCACAGATGAGATGGCCCACTTTGACAGGGAACGGATCCCAGAGAGAGTGGTGCATGCCAAGGGTGCAG GGGCGTTTGGCTACTTTGAGGTGACTCATGACATCACCCGCTACTGCAAGGCCAAGGTGTTTGAGCATCCCGGCAAGGTCACACCTATCGCTGTCCGCTTCTCCACTGTGG CTGGGGAGTCGGGATCAGCAGACACTGTGCGGGATCCCAGAGGCTTTGCCGTCAAGTTTTACACTGATGATGGAAACTGGGACCTGACGGGCAACAACACCCCCATTTTCTTCATCCGGGATGCCATGCTG TTCCCATCCTTCATCCACTCCCAGAAGCGAAATCCACAAACCCACATGAAAGATCCCGACATGGTGTGGGACTTCTGGAGCCTGAGGCCTGAGAGTCTGCATCag GTGTCTTTCCTTTTCAGTGATCGAGGTTTGCCTGACGGCTACCGTCACATGAACGGCTACGGCTCACACACCTTCAAACTGGTCAATGCTCAGGGACAATGTGTCTACTGCAAGTTCCACTTCAAG ACGGATCAAGGAATAAAGAATATGTCAGTGGAGGAGGCAGAACAGCTGGCATCCAGCAACCCAGATTATGCTATTGGAGACCTGTTTAATGCCATTGCCAATGGCAACTTCCCGTCCTGGTCCTTTTTCATCCAGGTCATGACCTTTGAGCAAGCTGAGAAGTTCCAGTTCAACCCCTTCGATCTTACCAAG GTTTGGTCCCATAAAGAATACCCTTTGATCCCCGTGGGCAAACTTGTTCTCAACAGGAACCCAGTGAACTATTTTGCAGAGGTGGAGCAGCTGGCCTTTGACCCAAGTAACATGCCACCAGGCATTGAGCCAAGCCCCGACAAAATGCTTCAG GGTCGACTCTTCTCCTACCCGGACACACATCGACACAGACTGGGTGCCAACTACCTTCAGATCCCAGTCAACTGCCCATTCAGAACCCGCGTGGCCAACTACCAGCGCGATGGCCCGATGTGTATGTTTGACAACCAAG GTGGTGCTCCAAACTACTTTCCCAACAGCTTCAGTGCCCCAGAGACTCAGCCTCAGTGTGTGGAATCCAAGTTCAACGTAACTTCAGATGTTGGTCGTTACAACAGTGGAGATGAAGATAATGTTACACAG GTTCGTACCTTCTACACCCAGGTGTTGAACGAGAAGGAGCGTCAGAGACTTTGCCAGAACATGGCTGGGGCACTGAAGGGGGCCCAGCTCTTCATCCAGAAACGCATG GTGGAGAACTTGAAGGCTGTCCATCCTGACTATGGAAACAGAGTTCAGACCCTTCTCAACAAGTATAATGCAGAGAGTCAGAAG AactctgtgcatgtgtacagCCGCCCAGGAGCCTCAGCCATCCCTGCAGCCTCCAAGATGTGA
- the ifitm5 gene encoding interferon-induced transmembrane protein 5 has product MDNHSYNFPSDCTPLTNCKSARKPGGSTVVNMGNAGKNPPRDYLVWSLCNTLYVNFCCLGFMALIYSIKARDQKTQGNLQLAQECSDKAKWYNILAAGWNMLIPLLVVVLLVLLLVHLGSSQGSFDFLGEDGFQNFMKLFSW; this is encoded by the exons ATGGACAACCATTCGTACAACTTCCCCTCCGACTGCACCCCACTCACTAACTGCAAATCTGCCCGTAAACCGGGTGGATCCACCGTGGTGAACATGGGCAACGCTGGCAAGAATCCTCCACGGGACTATCTGGTGTGGTCACTGTGCAACACACTGTATGTTAACTTCTGCTGCCTGGGATTCATGGCTCTTATCTACTCCATCAAG gccagGGACCAGAAGACTCAGGGTAACCTGCAGCTGGCCCAGGAGTGTTCCGACAAGGCGAAGTGGTATAACATCCTGGCAGCCGGGTGGAACATGCTGATTCCACTGCTGGTCGTCGTTCTTCTCGTCCTCCTGCTCGTCCACTTGGGCTCATCCCAGGGCTCTTTCGACTTCCTCGGCGAGGACGGCTTTCAAAACTTCATGAAACTTTTCAGCTGGTAG